The Candidatus Neomarinimicrobiota bacterium genome contains the following window.
CAAACAGGAACTGCGGCGCTGGGTGAATTGGTATAACTTGGTGAAACCGCATAAAGGCCTCGAGGGGAAGACGCCGATGGAGCAATTAATCGACTATTTTTACCCAGACGATCTGTAAATAACGCGAATATATCTAACATATAACACTGAAAAATGACTGAAGAAAACCAACCAACACAAGAAGGTTTACAGGCCGGTTACGAACAGAGCGACGTCAATATTCCGCGTATTTTGACGATTGTCGCCGGGATTGCCATCTTTCTGGCAGTCGCGTTCGTGGTGATGAACAGCGTCTTCATCCAAAGTAAGGAGAATCTGTATTACGAGCAGGTGCTGAAGCCGGGCTCGAAGAAGTTGCAGCAGCTGCACCAGCGGGAGGCGGAGATGCTCCACTCGTACGCGGTGGTGGATAGCGCGAATAATGTGTATAGGATTCCGATTGAACGGGCCATGAAGCTGGAGGCGGATGAGGCGTTTCAGCGGCGGAAACAATCTATGGGAAACAACTGACGGGAAAATCAGTACGCCTTACGATATGAATAGAATAACTCAAAATTTCAGAGACCAAACCGGGAGGAGGTCAAGAATGTTGAATCGACCGATAACTCTCGCACTTGTGATGATTGGAATACTGTCTCTGGCGATTGCGGATCCCGTTTCGGCACAAATTTCGGCAAAGAATCCGCAGGAGCTCCAGAAGATAGACGTAGACGAACATCTCGGGGAAACGATTCCACTGGATCTTGAATTTACCGATCACAACGGTAATACTGTTACGCTGGAAAAATACTTCCGGAAGGATAAGCCTGTATTATTGACGCTGGCATATTACGAATGTCCCATGCTCTGCACCCTGGTATTGAATGGTATTAGCAAGACCGTAGACAGTCTCTCATGGACGCCGGGGAAAGATTATCAGATTGTGACGGTGAGTATCGATCCGCGGGAGACGGCGGAGCTGGCCAAGGCGAAACACGATCTCTATCTGGAGCAGCTGGATAAGCAGGTGAGCGGTGATGACTGGGCATTTCTGGTGGGTGAAGAGAGTCAATCCAAAAAGCTGGCCGACGCCCTTGGATTCAATTATTACTACGTGGAAGACAAGGATATTTACGCCCATCCGGCCGTGTCATACGTGCTGACTGAAAAAGGCAAAATCTCCCGCTATCTCTATGGCATTAATTTTAAGAAAAAGAATCTCCGGTTGGCACTCACTGAGGGATCGGAAGGCGAAGTCGGCACGATTACGGATAAGGTTTTGCTGTACTGTTACCAGTACAACCCCGACGCAGATGGGTATGTCCTGGTGGCCGAAAACGTGATGAAGCTTGGCGGAGCGCTGACGGTCGTGATTCTCGGCTCGGTGCTCGGCGTCTTCTGGTGGCGGGAAAAGCACAAGGATCCGCAGGAGTATAGAGAACAGGAAGTTGTAAGAGAAGAGGTACAGGAAAAGGTGTAAATGGACACAACCGGAACATTTTGGATGCCGCAGGGATCGTCGACCATTGCCGGCGAAGTGGACGCCCTGTTTTACTTTATCCTGTGGGCCTCGGTCTTTTTCTTCCTGCTGGTGGTCGGACTTTCCATCTATTTCATCATGAAGTACCGACGCCGCGAGGGCAGAGAGGAAGCCACCTCGCACATCGATTACAACATTAAGCTCGAGGCCATCTGGACGATCATCCCGATTATCCTGGTGGTCATCGTCTTCGTCTGGGGATTTAAAACCTACATGAAGATGCAGATTGTCCCCAGAGATGCCATCGAAATTAAGGTCACCGGGCGCCAGTGGATGTGGCTGTTCGATTATCCCAATGGGTCAAATAGTATTAATGAACTCGTGGTACCGGTGGATCAGCCGGTAAAACTGACGCTCTCGTCGGAGGATGTGATTCACAGCTTTTACATCCCGCAATTCCGGATTAAGCAGGACGTGCTGCCCAGCAGATATACCATTGCCTGGTTCGAGGCGACCAACACGGGCGAATACGATCTCTACTGTGCAGAGTTCTGTGGCAAGGGCCACTCCGAAATGCTCGCAACCGTCCGGGTCGTGTCGCAGGAACAGTACGCTTCGTTCCTGGAAGGCGCCGGCGTTGAAGGCGGCGAAGGGATGTCGCTGGAGCAGGTCGGGAAGCAGGTCTATACCAGCCGGGCGTGCAACACCTGTCATTCCATCGATGGGAGTCCCAACGTAGGCCCGACATTTCAAAACGCTTACGGTCATGAGGTACAACTGCAAGACGGGTCAACAGTGACTGTTGACGAAAACTATATCAGGGAATCGATTCTGGAGCCGAAGGCAAAAGTGGTAGAGGGATTCCAGCCGGTGATGCCCACGTTCCAGGGACTGGTAAGCGAGCGTCAGATCGATGGGATTATTGCTTATCTGAAATCGTTAAGTGAAGTTGAAGATATGAGTGAAGCCTCAGAAGAAGAGCAAACAGAATGAGCACTGCAACCACAGCAGAGAATACACAGGAAAAAGTAAATTATCTGAACGTAGCCAGGGGGATTAAATCCTGGCTGTTCACGATGGATCACAAGCGGATCGGGATTCTGTATCTCTTTTCGGTGATGGCCATGTTCCTGTTCGGCGGGATATTAGCGCTTTCGATTCGGTTGGAGCTGCTCAGTCCCGGCGCGGATATGATGACGGCTGATACCTACAATCAGGTTTTCACCCTCCACGGCGCCATCATGATCTTCTTGTTTATCATCCCATCGGTGCCGGCGATTCTGGGCAACTTTGCTCTACCGATTCAAATTGGCGCCAAAGATGTGGCGTTCCCGCGGCTGAATCTCGCCAGCTGGTACGTATATATTGCTGGTGCGGCGCTGGCCATCTATGCCATTATTGCGGGTTCTGTGGACACAGGCTGGACGTTCTATACGCCGTATAGTACACAGGCGAGTGGTGCTGTCATCACCATGGTACTGGCCGTTTTTATCCTGGGATTCTCATCGATATTTACGGGAATCAACTTTATCGCAAC
Protein-coding sequences here:
- a CDS encoding integrase core domain-containing protein — its product is KQELRRWVNWYNLVKPHKGLEGKTPMEQLIDYFYPDDL
- a CDS encoding SCO family protein, which translates into the protein MLNRPITLALVMIGILSLAIADPVSAQISAKNPQELQKIDVDEHLGETIPLDLEFTDHNGNTVTLEKYFRKDKPVLLTLAYYECPMLCTLVLNGISKTVDSLSWTPGKDYQIVTVSIDPRETAELAKAKHDLYLEQLDKQVSGDDWAFLVGEESQSKKLADALGFNYYYVEDKDIYAHPAVSYVLTEKGKISRYLYGINFKKKNLRLALTEGSEGEVGTITDKVLLYCYQYNPDADGYVLVAENVMKLGGALTVVILGSVLGVFWWREKHKDPQEYREQEVVREEVQEKV
- the coxB gene encoding cytochrome c oxidase subunit II → MDTTGTFWMPQGSSTIAGEVDALFYFILWASVFFFLLVVGLSIYFIMKYRRREGREEATSHIDYNIKLEAIWTIIPIILVVIVFVWGFKTYMKMQIVPRDAIEIKVTGRQWMWLFDYPNGSNSINELVVPVDQPVKLTLSSEDVIHSFYIPQFRIKQDVLPSRYTIAWFEATNTGEYDLYCAEFCGKGHSEMLATVRVVSQEQYASFLEGAGVEGGEGMSLEQVGKQVYTSRACNTCHSIDGSPNVGPTFQNAYGHEVQLQDGSTVTVDENYIRESILEPKAKVVEGFQPVMPTFQGLVSERQIDGIIAYLKSLSEVEDMSEASEEEQTE